The Myotis daubentonii chromosome 9, mMyoDau2.1, whole genome shotgun sequence genome has a segment encoding these proteins:
- the RASSF7 gene encoding ras association domain-containing protein 7 isoform X1, giving the protein MELKVWVDGIQRVVCGVSERTTCQEVVVALAQAIGQTGRFVLVQRLREKERQLLPQECPVGAQATCGQFASDVQFVLRRTGPSLTGRPSSDSCPPPERCPIRASLPPKPRPALGREPQKALTLSPGCPRLAAGLALPEPVASVAPMPSPCEDLQDLERRVQRNAAELGQEAFWEQELRREQAREREAQSRLQALSAATAEHAARLQALDAQARALEDKLCQAAEAPGPPSPTASATERLRQDLAAQERQSAEVQGSLALVSRALEAAEHALQAQAQELEELNRELRQCNLQQFIQQTGAAPGTQVSVVPEEGRAGGGPAQLPADLLSPQDLMPPARGKPLPGAPRSPALVSSLSPEVSPMRQSWR; this is encoded by the exons ATGGAGCTGAAGGTGTGGGTGGACGGCATCCAGCGAGTGGTCTGCGGGGTCTCGGAGCGGACCACCTGTCAGGAAGTGGTGGTCGCACTAGCTCAAGCTATAG gccagacTGGCCGTTTTGTGCTCGTGCAGCGTCTCAGGGAGAAGGaacggcagctgctgccccaggagTGTCCAGTGGGTGCCCAGGCTACCTGTGGACAGTTTGCCAGCGATGTCCAGTTTGTCCTGCGGCGGACAGGGCCCAGCCTCACTGGGAGGCCCTCCTCAGACAGCTGCCCACCGCCTGAGCGCTGCCCAATCCGCGCCAGCCTTCCCCCGAAGCCCAGACCAGCACTGGGCCGTGAGCCCCAGAAAGCACTGACCCTCAGCCCGGGGTGCCCCAGGCTGGccgctggcctggcgctgcctgagCCGGTGGCCTCGGTCGCGCCGATGCCCAGCCCCTGCGAAGACCTGCAGGACCTGGAGCGGCGGGTGCAGAGGAACGCAGCAgagctgggccaggaggccttctGGGAGCAGGAGCTGCGGAGGGAACAGGCGCGGGAGCGGGAGGCACAGTCCCGGCTGCAGGCCCTGAGCGCGGCCACGGCTGAGCATGCCGCCCGGCTGCAGGCCCTGGACGCCCAGGCGCGTGCCCTGGAGGACAAGCTCTGCCAGGCTGCAGAGGCCCCTGGGCCCCCTTCGCCCACGGCATCTGCCACAGAACGCCTGCGCCAGGACCTGGCTGCCCAGGAGCGGCAGAGTGCGGAGGTAcagggcagcctggccctggtGAGCAGGGCTCTGGAGGCTGCAGAGCACGCCCTGCAG gcccaggcccaggagctcGAGGAGCTGAACCGGGAGCTGCGTCAGTGTAACCTGCAGCAGTTCATCCAGCAGACAGGGGCCGCTCCCGGCACACAGGTCAGCGTGGTTCCCGAGGAGGGTCGGGCTGGCGggggcccagcccagctcccagctgaCCTGCTTTCCCCACAGGATCTCATGCCTCCAGCCAGAGGAAAGCCCCTCCCAGGAGCCCCCCGGAGTCCTGCCCTAGTGTCCAGTCTGAGCCCAGAGG TTTCCCCCATGAGGCAGAGCTGGAGGTAG
- the LMNTD2 gene encoding lamin tail domain-containing protein 2 produces the protein MAPESCPEAGEAEEEALPSPVGREAVSSPLEPPEDTPADLVAPASLKDTKASSTQAASVNPPLAPESLDPHTLRLLWRQRELEIQALRFLRNQGNQRDVRRSRVLLEVARLPPQRSYHNQEKPLQIQVQKLALELKQQKEQAQLEKKNLEEKLEQTKTVVQQLEAQLEVLHKSCLVKLASSSWVGRMLRSSTGSVEVVTAETLLDLSDPSENDEASPAQEGFRLEDVDWNAIAHRFPNLLANMQSRAWEGKDRVGDAGKGPRLAKSPFPRLGPGALDNNLGCPAYRGEASWGQGWVPEQSPPTASEQTVACRRNSRRQTLQLPSGSPPEESSSRVDKPEESGSGLSKLPKESFRKSVEWSSLPLVGTSSSGSSESDARRGMQKVTGHPPLAPGHISHEEVESRHHSSIRSSQDSHARSSIRGPQDIPARSSIRGSQDSRAGSFLRSSIRDWKAESKDRLGPVHKARVVSDHWQLSHPWSRKGSCVKIAAVNLRERFICVLNQSVEETVDLGGFTLQQLEHDFPVYLYRFPPRTLLAPQHHVTVWGKGSGSAKKPMPSSVGWGPRHVRSRRSLVTLLLSPKGELLSEHQAPHSVTPATNTLDDHTNLSIDCFPLPEAQPGDDTPEQGRPPRTPRNRRAPKARARSRRRPRTRVPLPRLTPSKLLGPGEVPAPPERAEADAREPLPAIPRERAAGEEGGAARQDGRGRATPPSPLSHAEDGPDLADCQEGKEHKEHRVRVCQKTVDRDCPIVELSVQSMAEKRFGFRLLSCPPIPVNVCRPV, from the exons ATGGCCCCCGAGTCTTgcccagaggctggagaggccgAGGAAGAGGCTCTCCCCTCTCCTGTGGGCAGAGAGGCCGTCAGCAGCCCGCTGGAGCCTCCAGAGGACACACCCGCAGACCTGGTCGCTCCCGCCAGCCTGAAGGACACCAAGGCCAGCTCCACACAAGCGGCCTCCGTCAACCCGCC ACTGGCCCCCGAGTCCCTGGATCCACACACACTGCGGCTGCTGTGGAGACAGCGGGAACTGGAGATCCAGGCCCTGCGGTTCCTCCGGAACCAGGGGAACCAGCGGGATGTCCGGCGCTCCCGCGTCCTGCTCGAGGTGGCCAGGCTTCCACCGCAGAG GAGCTATCACAATCAGGAAAAGCCCCTGCAG ATCCAGGTCCAGAAGCTGGCTCTGGAGCTAAAACAGCAAAAGGAACAGGCCCAGCTG GAGAAAAAGAACCTGGAGGAGAAGCTGGAGCAGACGAAGACCGTGGTGCAGCAGCTGGAGGCCCAGCTGGAGGTCTTGCACAAGTCCTGCCTCGTGAAGCTGGCCAGCTCCTCCTGGGTGGGCCGCATGCTGAGGTCATCCACCGGCAGCGTGGAG GTGGTGACCGCGGAGACCCTGCTGGACCTCAGTGACCCCTCTGAAAATGATGAGGCCTCCCCTGCTCAGGAG GGTTTCCGGCTGGAGGATGTGGACTGGAACGCCATCGCCCATCGATTCCCCAACCTCTTGGCCAACATGCAGTCGA GGGCCTGGGAAGGGAAG GACAGGGTAGGGGATGCAGGGAAGGGCCCCCGGCTTGCCAAGAGCCCTTTTCCCAGGCTGGGTCCTGGGGCCCTGGACAACAACTTGGGGTGCCCCGCCTACCGTGGGGAGgcaagctgggggcagggctgggtcccGGAGCAGTCGCCCCCCACAGCTAGTGAGCAGACTGTGGCCTGCAGGCGCAACTCACGCCGGCAGACCCTGCAGCTCCCATCTGGCTCACCACCTGAAGAAAGTAGCTCCAGGGTGGACAAACCTGAAGAAAGTGGCTCCGGGTTGAGCAAACTGCCCAAGGAGTCTTTTCGCAAGAGTGTGGAGTGGAGCTCCCTGCCCCTCGTGGGCACCAGCAGCTCGGGGAGCTCTGAATCTGACGCTCGCCGCGGCATGCAGAAGGTGACAGGGCACCCGCCCTTGGCGCCAGGCCACATTTCTCACGAGGAGGTAGAGTCTCGGCACCACAGTTCCATCCGGAGCTCTCAGGACTCCCATGCCAGGAGCTCCATCAGGGGCCCACAGGACATCCCTGCCAGGAGCTCCATCAGGGGGTCGCAGGACTCTCGGGCTGGCAGCTTCCTCCGGAGTTCCATCAGGGACTGGAAGGCCGAGTCTAAAG ACCGGCTGGGCCCGGTGCACAAGGCCCGCGTCGTGTCCGACCACTGGCAGCTGTCGCACCCCTGGAG CCGGAAGGGCTCCTGCGTGAAGATCGCGGCCGTGAACCTTCGCGAGCGGTTCATCTGCGTCCTCAACCAGTCCGTGGAGGAGACGGTCGACCTGGGCGGCTTCACGCTGCAGCAGCTGGAGCACGACTTCCCCGTGTACCTGTACCGCTTCCCGCCGCGCACGCTGCTGGCGCCGCAGCACCACGTCACG GTCTGGGGCAAGGGGTCCGGCAGCGCCAAGAAGCCGATGCCCTCGTCCGTGGGCTGGGGACCCCGCCACGTCCGCTCCCGCCGCAGCTTGGTGACTCTGCTCCTGAGCCCCAAAGGCGAG CTCCTCAGTGAGCACCAGGCTCCGCACAGCGTGACGCCCGCCACGAACACCCTCGACGACCACACCAACTTGTCCATCGACTGCTTCCCGCTCCCGGAGGCGCAGCCTGGGGACGACACTCCCGAGCAGGGGCGCCCGCCCCGAACCCCGCGCAACCGTCGGGCGCCCAAGGCCCGGGCCCGGAGCCGCCGGAGGCCGAG GACCCGGGTCCCGCTGCCGCGCCTGACCCCCAGCAAGCTCCTCGGCCCCGGGGAGGTGCCGGCGCCCCCCGAGCGCGCAGAGGCCGACGCGCGGGAGCCTCTGCCCGCCATCCCCCGTGAGCGTGcggcaggtgaggagggaggggcggcCCGGCAGGATGGGCGAGGCCGGGCGACGCCCCCTTCACCCTTGTCCCACGCAGAGGACGGGCCGGACCTCGCAGACTGTCAGGAAGGGAAGGAGCACAAGGAGCACAGGGTCCGG GTGTGCCAGAAGACCGTGGACCGGGACTGCCCGATCGTGGAACTGTCGGTGCAGAGCATGGCCGAGAAAAGATTCGGTTTCCGCCTCCTTAGCTGCCCGCCCATTCCCGTCAACGTGTGTCGGCCGGTGTAG
- the RASSF7 gene encoding ras association domain-containing protein 7 isoform X2, whose translation MELKVWVDGIQRVVCGVSERTTCQEVVVALAQAIGQTGRFVLVQRLREKERQLLPQECPVGAQATCGQFASDVQFVLRRTGPSLTGRPSSDSCPPPERCPIRASLPPKPRPALGREPQKALTLSPGCPRLAAGLALPEPVASVAPMPSPCEDLQDLERRVQRNAAELGQEAFWEQELRREQAREREAQSRLQALSAATAEHAARLQALDAQARALEDKLCQAAEAPGPPSPTASATERLRQDLAAQERQSAEVQGSLALVSRALEAAEHALQAQAQELEELNRELRQCNLQQFIQQTGAAPGTQDLMPPARGKPLPGAPRSPALVSSLSPEVSPMRQSWR comes from the exons ATGGAGCTGAAGGTGTGGGTGGACGGCATCCAGCGAGTGGTCTGCGGGGTCTCGGAGCGGACCACCTGTCAGGAAGTGGTGGTCGCACTAGCTCAAGCTATAG gccagacTGGCCGTTTTGTGCTCGTGCAGCGTCTCAGGGAGAAGGaacggcagctgctgccccaggagTGTCCAGTGGGTGCCCAGGCTACCTGTGGACAGTTTGCCAGCGATGTCCAGTTTGTCCTGCGGCGGACAGGGCCCAGCCTCACTGGGAGGCCCTCCTCAGACAGCTGCCCACCGCCTGAGCGCTGCCCAATCCGCGCCAGCCTTCCCCCGAAGCCCAGACCAGCACTGGGCCGTGAGCCCCAGAAAGCACTGACCCTCAGCCCGGGGTGCCCCAGGCTGGccgctggcctggcgctgcctgagCCGGTGGCCTCGGTCGCGCCGATGCCCAGCCCCTGCGAAGACCTGCAGGACCTGGAGCGGCGGGTGCAGAGGAACGCAGCAgagctgggccaggaggccttctGGGAGCAGGAGCTGCGGAGGGAACAGGCGCGGGAGCGGGAGGCACAGTCCCGGCTGCAGGCCCTGAGCGCGGCCACGGCTGAGCATGCCGCCCGGCTGCAGGCCCTGGACGCCCAGGCGCGTGCCCTGGAGGACAAGCTCTGCCAGGCTGCAGAGGCCCCTGGGCCCCCTTCGCCCACGGCATCTGCCACAGAACGCCTGCGCCAGGACCTGGCTGCCCAGGAGCGGCAGAGTGCGGAGGTAcagggcagcctggccctggtGAGCAGGGCTCTGGAGGCTGCAGAGCACGCCCTGCAG gcccaggcccaggagctcGAGGAGCTGAACCGGGAGCTGCGTCAGTGTAACCTGCAGCAGTTCATCCAGCAGACAGGGGCCGCTCCCGGCACACAG GATCTCATGCCTCCAGCCAGAGGAAAGCCCCTCCCAGGAGCCCCCCGGAGTCCTGCCCTAGTGTCCAGTCTGAGCCCAGAGG TTTCCCCCATGAGGCAGAGCTGGAGGTAG